From the Streptomyces syringium genome, one window contains:
- a CDS encoding LysM peptidoglycan-binding domain-containing protein, with protein MTAHTTNGSPDAIPAPSAYPRSSRYHGIPVAVHTEADGRQTPYLRRRLLPDPARLSTLTEHTVSVGDRADLLAYRYLGSAEQWWQIADANPVVDPGELTRTPGRRLKIALPAGVPGAANG; from the coding sequence ATGACCGCCCACACGACCAACGGCTCCCCGGACGCGATACCCGCGCCCTCGGCCTATCCCCGCTCCAGTCGCTATCACGGCATACCCGTCGCCGTGCACACCGAAGCCGACGGGCGGCAGACCCCGTATCTCAGGCGGCGTCTGCTGCCCGACCCCGCCCGGCTGAGCACGCTCACCGAGCACACCGTCAGCGTCGGTGACCGGGCGGACCTGCTCGCGTACCGCTACCTCGGCAGCGCCGAGCAATGGTGGCAGATCGCCGACGCCAATCCCGTCGTCGACCCCGGGGAGCTGACCCGGACACCGGGGCGCAGGCTCAAGATCGCGCTTCCGGCGGGGGTACCCGGAGCCGCGAATGGCTGA
- a CDS encoding GPW/gp25 family protein, whose protein sequence is MRAPEAGPRRTDIAFPFRIGSRGRTADTGYDDHVRDLVEQLLFTSPGERVMRPDFGCGLLDLVFAPNSPELGSALQLTVQAALQRWLGDVIDVESLEVVSEENVVRVHLVYVVRRTGSHRVEEFEGRGAA, encoded by the coding sequence ATGAGGGCCCCCGAGGCGGGGCCGCGCCGGACCGACATCGCGTTCCCGTTCCGGATCGGCAGCCGGGGACGTACCGCGGACACCGGATACGACGACCACGTCCGCGACCTCGTCGAGCAACTGCTGTTCACCAGCCCCGGCGAACGGGTGATGCGCCCCGACTTCGGCTGCGGCCTGCTTGACCTGGTCTTCGCACCGAACAGCCCCGAGCTGGGCTCCGCGCTCCAGCTGACCGTGCAGGCGGCCCTGCAGCGCTGGCTCGGTGACGTGATCGACGTGGAGTCCCTCGAAGTGGTGAGCGAGGAGAACGTGGTGCGGGTGCACCTGGTCTATGTGGTGCGCCGGACCGGCTCGCACCGCGTCGAGGAGTTCGAAGGACGGGGAGCGGCGTGA
- a CDS encoding CIS tube protein, translating into MTRYADLAKPIRSGIVIVDPQRGTPRGIIVLQFNPDSLERSLTPQGAGAEGAGDRTEALRLKGPAAETWKFTAEIDATDQMELPVPQGIQPQLAALETLLHPASTLLRRNQNLASLGTLEITPIEAPLTLFTWGRSRVLPVRLTELTITEEAFDVELNPIRASVGIGLRVLTVNDLPTGHRGAELYLAHLAQKEQLVGPAAGGNRSALGLGNAGGF; encoded by the coding sequence ATGACCCGCTACGCCGACCTCGCCAAACCCATCCGCTCCGGCATCGTCATAGTCGACCCCCAACGCGGCACCCCCCGCGGCATCATCGTCCTCCAGTTCAACCCCGACTCCCTCGAGCGCTCCCTCACCCCCCAAGGCGCCGGCGCCGAAGGTGCCGGTGACCGGACCGAGGCGTTACGCCTCAAGGGGCCCGCCGCCGAGACGTGGAAGTTCACGGCGGAGATCGACGCCACCGATCAGATGGAGCTGCCCGTCCCGCAGGGCATTCAGCCTCAGCTGGCCGCGCTGGAGACGTTGCTGCACCCGGCCAGCACACTTCTGCGGCGTAATCAGAATCTGGCGTCCCTGGGGACGTTGGAGATCACGCCGATCGAGGCGCCGCTGACCCTGTTCACCTGGGGGCGCAGCCGCGTGCTTCCCGTTCGGCTGACCGAGCTCACCATCACCGAGGAAGCCTTCGATGTCGAGCTCAACCCCATCCGGGCCTCGGTCGGGATCGGGCTGCGGGTGCTGACCGTCAACGATCTGCCCACCGGACATCGCGGTGCGGAGCTCTACCTGGCGCATCTCGCGCAGAAGGAGCAGCTCGTCGGGCCCGCGGCCGGCGGGAACCGCAGTGCCCTCGGGCTCGGGAACGCAGGGGGTTTCTGA
- a CDS encoding phage baseplate assembly protein V — MATEPTRYLGKYRGTVVNNTDPERRGRITALVTDVLGETPSNWAMPCFPVAGRGMGHYAVPPVGSGVWMEFEQGNPSDPIWSGCWYGDQSELPPQALTGLPGAPNHVLQTTLGRRTLVLSDDPVTGITLKSANGASIVINDSGIHIDNGQGAKITLIGPTVTINQDALSVT; from the coding sequence ATGGCCACTGAACCCACCCGCTACCTCGGCAAGTACCGGGGCACCGTGGTGAACAACACCGATCCGGAACGAAGGGGCCGCATCACGGCCCTGGTGACGGACGTCCTCGGTGAGACGCCGTCCAACTGGGCCATGCCCTGCTTCCCGGTGGCCGGCCGGGGGATGGGGCACTACGCGGTGCCCCCGGTCGGGTCCGGGGTGTGGATGGAGTTCGAGCAGGGCAACCCCAGCGACCCCATCTGGTCCGGCTGCTGGTACGGAGACCAGAGCGAACTGCCGCCGCAGGCGCTCACCGGCCTTCCCGGGGCCCCCAACCACGTCCTGCAGACGACGCTGGGCCGGCGGACCCTCGTGCTCTCCGACGACCCCGTCACCGGAATCACCCTCAAGTCCGCGAACGGCGCCTCCATTGTGATCAACGACTCCGGGATCCATATCGACAACGGCCAGGGAGCGAAGATCACGCTCATCGGCCCAACCGTGACCATCAACCAGGACGCCCTGAGCGTGACCTGA
- a CDS encoding putative baseplate assembly protein, whose protein sequence is MGGATAQSCATERRRDDVRRAELNGVDGIEVSDDGRTLTVTFLGKAPSPCHIGPQNIRIDGGRRVTGIRAVEVTVEVEEDPERDDRMLVTVDKRGDTSRYRLGVVEADAYGRPGEQPYRGFDPRYHQAEFGFDRSCPTPFDCRAPQPCPPEPGERPVIDYTARDYESLRRLALDRMTLTTPDWAERHVPDLGVTLVELLAHTADRISYQQDAVATEAYLDTARRRVSVRRHVRLIDYPMHDGCNARAFVALEVDGCLTLEAGTFRFAAVDVSGLPPQERPELGTVIADGELDTITENALVEVFEPLGRRDLELRPEHNAVRLWTWGDEECYLPAGATAATLRDEWRDGDGTGEGGDAREGDEERERALALCPGDILLIEEVLGPRTGAPADADPAHRQAVRLTSVTPAVDELYDQPVVEVTWAPADALTFPVCLSSRGGTDCALLTDVSLARANVVLVDHGRSLTHCDGEPECHPVPPAPVVVAGCEPPEFGCGDRAETTGSAAALHDLLDLTRSGHQLDPDHVRELHRLVGEAAVARAGLDIHLAPGFDGEEQVVPPGADAQAAALETLLAQTAYPRLPVRFRPVLPYAPVTQATPYPAPAHVAGGQADLLATLPERLRVRLEELWRQVHDGEDLTQEQTAELTVVFGARTLDRFQLGQRPAQALRELIARRERLLAGKLRRLSVLVARARAGGVLDRRTVWEVRHSWGEEYADGLDPAGPRLAGPAAATGQDPRSALPAVSAVGEPADGARSGRRTRWLPRRDLLSSGRRDRHFVGELEDDGRLALRFGDGRHGAAPTPGSRLEIAYRIGNGPAGNVGAEAINHLLLCGSGSCEVTRVRNPLPAAGGTAPESLDDVRQLAPLALKRSRLRAVTAGDYAELAARVPGVQRAAADIRWTGAVQEVHVAVDPLGTAAPGPVLLETVGHVLDGYRRIGHDVVVHPARPVPLDISLTVCAAPGHQRGHVLAELRRVLGTGVLPDGRPGFFHPDALTFGEPVRVSRLIAAAAAVPGVLSVHATRLRRLHHHDDGELEAGVLRLGPLEIAQCDNDPDRPENGRLAIEIGGGR, encoded by the coding sequence ATGGGCGGGGCAACGGCGCAGAGTTGCGCCACGGAACGCAGACGGGACGACGTCCGGCGGGCGGAGCTCAACGGCGTCGACGGGATCGAGGTGAGCGACGACGGCCGTACCCTCACCGTCACCTTCCTCGGCAAGGCGCCCTCGCCGTGCCACATCGGCCCGCAGAACATCCGCATCGACGGCGGGCGCCGGGTCACGGGCATCCGCGCCGTCGAGGTCACGGTGGAGGTGGAGGAGGACCCCGAGCGCGACGACCGGATGCTGGTCACCGTCGACAAGAGAGGGGACACCTCCCGCTACCGCCTGGGCGTGGTCGAGGCCGACGCCTACGGGCGGCCGGGCGAGCAGCCGTACCGGGGCTTCGACCCCCGCTACCACCAGGCCGAGTTCGGCTTCGACCGCTCCTGCCCCACCCCCTTCGACTGCCGCGCCCCGCAGCCCTGCCCGCCGGAGCCGGGGGAGCGCCCGGTCATCGACTACACCGCCCGCGACTACGAGAGCCTGCGGCGCCTGGCCCTGGACCGGATGACGCTCACCACCCCCGACTGGGCCGAGCGGCACGTCCCGGACCTCGGGGTGACGCTCGTCGAACTCCTCGCCCACACCGCCGACCGGATCAGCTACCAGCAGGACGCGGTGGCCACCGAGGCGTATCTGGACACCGCCCGGCGCAGGGTCTCCGTGCGAAGGCACGTCCGGCTCATCGACTACCCGATGCACGACGGCTGCAACGCCCGCGCGTTCGTTGCCCTGGAGGTGGACGGCTGCCTGACACTGGAGGCCGGCACCTTCCGGTTCGCCGCCGTGGACGTCAGCGGACTCCCGCCGCAGGAACGACCGGAGCTGGGCACCGTCATCGCCGACGGGGAACTGGACACGATCACCGAGAACGCCCTGGTCGAGGTCTTCGAACCGCTCGGCCGGCGTGACCTGGAGCTGCGCCCGGAACACAACGCCGTGCGTCTGTGGACCTGGGGCGACGAGGAGTGCTACCTGCCTGCGGGAGCGACGGCCGCGACCCTGCGCGACGAGTGGCGGGACGGGGACGGAACGGGAGAGGGGGGAGATGCGAGAGAGGGGGACGAGGAGCGGGAACGGGCCCTCGCACTGTGCCCCGGCGACATCCTGCTGATCGAGGAGGTGCTCGGTCCGCGCACCGGCGCCCCCGCCGACGCCGACCCCGCCCACCGCCAGGCCGTCCGGCTCACCTCGGTCACCCCTGCCGTGGACGAACTCTACGACCAGCCCGTCGTCGAGGTGACCTGGGCCCCGGCCGACGCCCTCACCTTCCCGGTGTGCCTGTCCAGCCGCGGCGGCACCGACTGCGCGCTCCTGACCGACGTGAGCCTGGCCCGGGCGAACGTCGTCCTCGTCGACCACGGCCGTTCGCTGACCCACTGCGACGGCGAGCCTGAGTGCCATCCCGTGCCGCCCGCCCCCGTCGTCGTCGCCGGGTGCGAGCCGCCCGAGTTCGGCTGCGGCGACCGCGCGGAGACCACCGGTTCCGCCGCGGCGCTGCACGACCTTCTCGACCTGACCCGGTCGGGGCACCAGCTGGACCCCGACCACGTCCGTGAACTGCACCGGCTCGTGGGCGAGGCGGCCGTGGCCCGGGCCGGGCTCGACATCCACCTGGCCCCCGGCTTCGACGGCGAGGAGCAGGTCGTACCGCCCGGCGCCGACGCACAGGCCGCCGCCCTGGAGACCCTGCTCGCCCAGACCGCCTATCCGCGCCTGCCCGTACGGTTCCGCCCCGTCCTGCCGTACGCGCCCGTCACCCAGGCCACCCCCTACCCGGCCCCCGCGCACGTCGCCGGGGGCCAGGCCGATCTCCTCGCCACCCTCCCCGAGCGGCTGCGTGTCCGGCTGGAGGAGCTGTGGCGCCAGGTCCACGACGGCGAAGACCTGACACAGGAGCAGACAGCCGAGCTGACGGTCGTATTCGGCGCCCGCACCCTCGACCGGTTCCAGCTGGGCCAGCGGCCCGCCCAGGCCCTGCGCGAGCTGATCGCCCGGCGCGAGCGGCTGCTCGCGGGCAAGCTGCGCCGCCTCTCGGTGCTCGTGGCCCGGGCCCGCGCCGGCGGCGTACTCGACCGGCGCACCGTCTGGGAGGTGCGGCACAGCTGGGGCGAGGAATACGCCGACGGCCTCGACCCCGCGGGCCCCCGGCTCGCGGGGCCCGCCGCCGCGACCGGCCAGGACCCCCGCTCCGCCCTGCCGGCCGTCAGCGCCGTCGGGGAGCCGGCCGACGGCGCCCGGTCCGGGCGCCGGACGCGGTGGCTGCCCCGCCGCGACCTGCTCTCCAGCGGTCGCAGGGACCGTCACTTCGTTGGCGAGCTGGAGGACGACGGCAGGCTCGCCCTGCGGTTCGGCGACGGCCGGCACGGCGCCGCGCCGACGCCCGGTTCCCGGCTGGAGATCGCCTACCGGATCGGCAACGGCCCGGCGGGGAACGTCGGCGCCGAGGCCATCAACCACCTTCTCCTGTGCGGCTCCGGCTCCTGCGAGGTCACCCGGGTGCGCAACCCGCTGCCCGCCGCCGGGGGCACCGCACCCGAGTCGCTGGACGACGTCCGCCAGCTCGCCCCCCTGGCGCTGAAGCGGTCCCGGCTGCGCGCCGTCACCGCCGGGGACTATGCCGAACTGGCCGCCCGCGTCCCCGGGGTGCAGCGCGCCGCCGCCGACATCCGCTGGACCGGCGCCGTCCAGGAGGTCCACGTGGCCGTCGACCCGCTCGGCACCGCCGCCCCCGGCCCCGTGCTGCTGGAGACCGTCGGCCATGTCCTGGACGGCTACCGGCGCATCGGCCACGACGTGGTGGTCCACCCGGCCCGCCCGGTCCCGCTCGACATCTCCCTCACCGTGTGCGCCGCCCCCGGCCACCAGCGCGGGCACGTCCTCGCCGAGTTGCGCCGGGTCCTGGGCACCGGGGTCCTGCCGGACGGCCGGCCCGGCTTCTTCCATCCGGATGCCCTCACTTTCGGCGAGCCCGTCCGCGTCAGCCGTCTCATCGCCGCGGCCGCCGCGGTACCCGGTGTGCTGAGCGTCCACGCGACCCGGCTGCGCCGGCTCCATCACCACGACGACGGCGAGCTGGAGGCCGGAGTGCTGCGGCTGGGCCCGCTGGAGATCGCCCAATGCGACAACGACCCGGACCGTCCGGAGAACGGCCGGCTCGCGATCGAGATCGGAGGCGGCCGATGA